From a single Vibrio toranzoniae genomic region:
- the cyaY gene encoding iron donor protein CyaY has product MNDTEFHQLVDIQMQNIEEAIDESEADVDYEVTGNVMTLEFEDRSQIIINRQEPMHEVWLASKSGGFHFKLVGDKWTCSKTGMELFEMVKEECVKHAGEEIDWV; this is encoded by the coding sequence ATGAACGATACTGAATTTCATCAACTGGTCGATATACAGATGCAAAACATCGAAGAAGCCATCGATGAATCAGAGGCAGATGTTGATTACGAAGTGACAGGCAACGTGATGACGCTGGAATTTGAAGACCGCAGTCAGATCATCATCAATCGTCAGGAACCAATGCATGAGGTCTGGTTGGCGTCGAAATCTGGAGGCTTTCACTTCAAGTTAGTTGGCGACAAGTGGACATGCTCAAAGACTGGTATGGAACTGTTTGAGATGGTTAAAGAAGAATGCGTGAAACACGCAGGTGAAGAAATTGATTGGGTTTAA
- the lptM gene encoding LPS translocon maturation chaperone LptM, producing the protein MKKLITALFMVSVIGLSGCGQTGPLYDPDEVQQVEQSE; encoded by the coding sequence ATGAAAAAATTAATTACCGCTCTGTTTATGGTGTCCGTTATTGGACTTTCTGGTTGTGGTCAAACAGGTCCGTTGTACGATCCTGATGAAGTACAACAGGTAGAACAATCAGAATAA